TGACGGCGATGTGCGACCTGGGGCCTCGGCCCAGCGGTTCGGCGGCGATGAAGAAGCAGCAGGAGATGCTCGTCGAGCATTTCCAGCGCCAGGGTGCGACGGTCGAGCGGCAGGAGTTCACGGCCCGCGATCCCAAGAGCGGCGCGATGGTGCCGCTGGCCAATCTGATTGTACACTGGCATCCGGACCGCCGCGATCGCGTAATGGTTTCGGCGCATTACGACACGCGGCCGTTTCCCGATCGCGATGCCAGCAACCCGCGCGGCCGATTCGTCGGCGCCAACGACGGCGGCAGCGGCGTGGCCGTGCTGATGGAACTGGGCCGCTTTATGCCCAAGCTGCCCGGCGCCTACGGGGTGGACTTCGTGCTGTTCGACGGCGAGGAACTGGTCTACGCCGAAGGGGACGAGTACTTTTTAGGCTCGAAGTATTTTGCCCGGCAATATGTGAATCAGCCGCCGGCGCAGCGCTATCGCATGGGGCTGCTGCTCGACATGGTGGGCGACGCGCAACTGCGCTGCTTTTATGAACCCAACAGTATGCGTTACGCGCCCACCGTGACGCGCGCCGTGTGGGACACGGCGCGGCGATTGGGCGTGTATGAGCTGGTGCCGCAGATGGCCAACATGGCCGTCAGCGACGACCACATACCGCTCAACGAGATCGCGCACATTCCCACTTGCGATCTCATCGACTTCGATTATCCGTATTGGCACACGCAGAACG
This DNA window, taken from Pirellulales bacterium, encodes the following:
- a CDS encoding M28 family peptidase — translated: MKRFSAQKIYVACVLIGCALLVGYVLLFEGRDDLLKAQNSRSPRTLAQIPFDGTAAMKDLTAMCDLGPRPSGSAAMKKQQEMLVEHFQRQGATVERQEFTARDPKSGAMVPLANLIVHWHPDRRDRVMVSAHYDTRPFPDRDASNPRGRFVGANDGGSGVAVLMELGRFMPKLPGAYGVDFVLFDGEELVYAEGDEYFLGSKYFARQYVNQPPAQRYRMGLLLDMVGDAQLRCFYEPNSMRYAPTVTRAVWDTARRLGVYELVPQMANMAVSDDHIPLNEIAHIPTCDLIDFDYPYWHTQNDLPANCSALSLAKIGWVVHEWLKTAVRAR